The window GCCGCGCCGGCGCGCCGCTCTGGCCGCGGCCTTGTTCGCCCGCGTCTGGTCGGCAACCTTGCGACGGGTCCGGGTGCCCGGCCGGTCGGCCATCGCGCTGCGCACCCCGTATGTGAACGCGGCGACCTTGACGACCGGGCCGCCGAAAGTGGCGGCGAACAGCGCGGTC is drawn from Actinomycetes bacterium and contains these coding sequences:
- a CDS encoding DUF948 domain-containing protein translates to TALFAATFGGPVVKVAAFTYGVRSAMADRPGTRTRRKVADQTRANKAAARAARRRGGSGSAD